A region from the Brassica napus cultivar Da-Ae chromosome C8, Da-Ae, whole genome shotgun sequence genome encodes:
- the LOC106423603 gene encoding uncharacterized protein LOC106423603, producing MDLPELPPRMFTLGEEPDAIRSISYHSDDTKLFKALCDCLTADEYEDLKASKLGVFIKFKELDFGWTSRLVHFLLCFQLDIKKKFELWSLVVSQPVRFSLIEFEHLTGLNCDYIKDLENPRCEVTSEMAAFWEKMRVDIDTGPSIEQITEAFYNCDEWSPDDRMRLGYLAIYAGYIEGKKFSSATSASLARLVLMDSLKAKDLTQTGYTVDGFIQVLQVWAYYAMPELGANYGSPIPNRPSPLLLAYRGGKRQRKCFKAAINKQTIVKNFVQKDFDEMFPKWDGDVDDPAADNIIKVMFNDPGWEWTMECWPVTGTRKIVKMEVSPVNNEVSPVKSESVVKEESSRPRKKARKGSSVSAETPAAGSEGMTHQQIEKSLKDISDAINLGFGTCLKELKLLADRMVAVEKKVGITNRGGSSDDRQLTTTSNPPKPADEPGSESVNGAKAGRKEAKEPSLTTEPSSSRELCLVSPAADLPSDDPSLLILDKQVPTASDLLVEEARRQTKKETALVNLRKKSVRERKLAPTQQTPFKGNSTAKQIIPNKQVGGGYDPFAPYDKMKSKELTAWVQKDP from the exons ATGGATTTACCAGAACTCCCGCCGAGGATGTTTACATTAGGAGAAGAGCCCGATGCAATCAGGAGCATTTCGTATCATTCTGATGACACGAAGTTGTTTAAAGCTCTATGTGATTGTCTCACAGCTGACGAATATGAGGATCTGAAGGCGTCGAAGTTAGGAGTGTTCATCAAATTCAAGGAGCTTGACTTTGGTTGGACTTCAAGGCTGGTACATTTTTTGCTCTGTTTCCAGCTGGACATCAAGAAGAAGTTTGAGCTCTGGAGTCTTGTCGTTTCAcaacctgtgaggttttcactgatAGAGTTTGAACACCTCACTGGGCTGAACTGCGATTACATCAAGGACCTGGAAAATCCAAGGTGTGAGGTTACGTCGGAGATGGCTGCTTTCTGGGAGAAGATGCGTGTTGATATCGATACTGGGCCAAGTATTGAACAGATAACAGAAGCATTTTACAACTGCGACGAGTGGTCTCCGGACGATCGCATGCGGCTGGGATACCTTGCCATCTACGCAGGATACATCGAAGGGAAAAAGTTCTCATCCGCTACATCAGCTAGTcttgcaaggcta gtgctgatggattCTCTGAAGGCAAAAGACTTGACGCAAACTGGTTACACTGTTGATGGGTTCATACAAGTGCTCCAAGTGTGGGCGTACTATGCTATGCCAGAATTGGGTGCTAATTATGGGTCTCCCATACCAAACAGACCGTCTCCACTGTTGCTGGCTTACAGGGGTGGCAAAAGACAACGCAAATGTTTTAAGGCTGCTATCAATAAACAG ACTATCGTGAAGAACTTCGTTCAGAAggattttgatgaaatgtttccaaaatgggacGGAGACGTAGATGACCCTGCCGCGGATAACATAATTAAAGTCATGTTTAATGATCCTGGATGGGAGTGGACCATGGAATGCTGGCCAGTCACCGGTACTCGCAAGATTGTGAAGATGGAAGTGAGTCCAGTGAATAATGAAGTGAGTCCCGTGAAGTCAGAGAGTGTTGTGAAGGAAGAAAGTAgcagacctcggaagaaagctcgtaaagggTCTTCTGTTTCTGCTGAGACACCTGCGGCGGGTAGTGAAGGGATGACGCATCAGCAGATTGAAAAGTCCTTGAAGGACATATCTGATGCCATTAATCTTGGCtttgggacgtgccttaaggagCTCAAGTTACTGGCGGATAGGATGgtagctgtggagaagaaggtgggaATCACCAACAGAGGGGGTTCATCTGATGATCGTCAACTTACAACCACTTCAAATCCACCAAAACCTGCTGACGAACCCGGG agtgaaagtgtgAATGGGGCGAAAGCAGGACGGAAGGAAGCCAAAGAACCGAGTCTTACTACAGAACCGAGTTCCTCGAGAGAGCTCTGTCTTGTGAGTCCTGCAGCCGACTTACCGAGTGATGATCCTAGCCTTCTTATATTGGACAAACAAGTTCCCACCGCTTCAGATTTACTCGTTGAAGAAGCTAGAAGGCAGACAAAGAAGGAGACTGCTTTGGTGAATCTCCGTAAAAAAAGTGTGCGAGAAAGGAAGCTTGCTCCCACACAGCAAACTCCTTTTAAGGGAAACAGCACTGCCAAACAgatcattccaaacaaacaGGTTGGCGGAGGCTATGATCCTTTTGCACCCTATGACAAGATGAAGTCGAAGGAGCTCACTGCTTGGGTGCAAAAAGATCCGTAA
- the LOC106446272 gene encoding LOW QUALITY PROTEIN: serine carboxypeptidase-like 44 (The sequence of the model RefSeq protein was modified relative to this genomic sequence to represent the inferred CDS: inserted 2 bases in 1 codon): MASGKWMFFYVAVMVMVLQWLGNNHNLXLPGQPEVAFRQFAGYVDVDIKAGRSLFYYFVEAEKQPHTKPLTLWLNGGPGCSSIGGGAFTELGPFYPAGDGRGLRRNSKSWNKASNLLFVDSPAGVGWSYSNTTSDYTTGDGSTAKDMLVFLLRWLEKFPEFRTRNLFLAGESYAGHYIPQLADVILEYNSRHSNRFKLKGIAVGNPLLKLDRDVPATYEFFWSHGMISDELGLTIMNQCNFEDYTFSSSHNISKPCEDAMSEAGTIITQYVNYYDVLLDICYPTLVEQELRLKKMGTKISVGVDVCMSYEEQLYLSLPEVQQALHANRTNLPYSWSMCSGLLNYSDTDGNMNILPILKRILTRKIPIWVFSGDEDSVIPLLGSRTLVKELAEDLNFNTTVPYGAWFHKGQVGGWVIEYGDILTFATVRGAAHMVPYAQPSRALHLFSSFVLGRRLPNKSPPPLHD, translated from the exons atggcgAGCGGTAAGTGGATGTTCTTTTATGTAGCAGTAATGGTGATGGTTCTGCAATGGTTGGGGAATAATCATAATTT GCTGCCTGGGCAACCGGAAGTTGCATTCAGACAGTTCGCTGGCTATGTTGATGTCGACATCAAAGCTGGTCGGAGCCTCTTTTATTACTTTGTGGAAGCTGAGAAGCAACCACACACAAAACCTTTAACCCTTTGGCTCAATGGAG GGCCCGGATGTTCTTCCATTGGGGGAGGAGCTTTTACAGAGTTGGGTCCATTTTACCCCGCTGGAGATGGTCGTGGCCTCCGCAGAAACTCCAAATCTTGGAACAAAG CCTCAAATCTGTTGTTTGTGGATTCACCGGCTGGAGTAGGATGGTCTTACTCGAACACAACTTCAGATTACACCACTGGCGATGGATCCACcg CCAAGGATATGCTGGTGTTCTTGTTAAGATGGTTAGAAAAGTTTCCAGAATTCAGGACACGAAACCTCTTTCTCGCTGGTGAAAGCTATGCTGGACACTATATACCTCAACTAGCTGATGTAATACTTGAATACAATTCAAGACACTCAAATAGATTCAAGCTAAAGGGTATTGCA gtCGGTAATCCGCTTCTGAAGCTTGACCGAGATGTTCCAGCCACGTATGAGTTCTTCTGGTCACACGGGATGATCTCTGATGAACTTGGCCTCACTATCATGAACCAATGCAACTTTGAAGATTACACATTCTCAAGTTCACACAACATAAGCAAACCTTGTGAAGACGCAATGAGTGAAGCAGGAACCATAATCACTCAGTACGTTAATTACTACGACGTGCTCCTTGATATCTGCTATCCGACCCTTGTCGAGCAAGAGCTCAGGCTCAAGAAAATG GGTACAAAAATAAGTGTTGGGGTGGACGTGTGCATGAGCTACGAAGAGCAGTTGTATCTGAGTCTTCCTGAGGTTCAACAGGCTCTTCATGCTAACCGAACAAATCTGCCATATTCATGGTCTATGTGCAGCGG CCTCTTGAACTACAGTGACACTGACGGGAACATGAACATACTTCCGATTCTTAAGAGAATCCTGACGAGGAAAATCCCTATTTGGGTCTTCAG TGGGGATGAAGATTCAGTGATTCCTCTTCTAGGTTCAAGGACTCTTGTAAAAGAATTAGCAGAGGATCTCAACTTCAACACTACAGTTCCCTATGGAGCTTGGTTCCACAAAGGACAG GTTGGCGGATGGGTAATAGAGTATGGGGATATACTGACATTCGCAACTGTCAGAGGAGCTGCTCATATGGTGCCATACGCGCAGCCTTCACGAGCTTTGCATTTGTTCAGCAGCTTTGTGCTTGGCCGGAGATTGCCAAATAAatcacctcctcctcttcatgATTGA